The following nucleotide sequence is from Sander vitreus isolate 19-12246 chromosome 3, sanVit1, whole genome shotgun sequence.
tttctatgaccctccataatgatttggaaaaaaaggcatgaccctgccccaacaatttatcaatacattctgtactggtttgcatttggcaaatatatacagatttccattggtttttttttttttttttttatagctatgATATACAAGAccaaacctctgcattctcattttatacatcccactcctctgttatggtgtggtggccatttcagtagatttactcactaacattgttgtggaaacaaaataagcatggaaactaaatgcacaattcctgcattactgcattacttcaaatactaagttactctagtaaactagtattcacatgaaataaaacaataaaatattgagaccattcagcaaggcactctgggtaatattcaacacacaaactggttgctatggactcgtcactaagctttctccacttcgccgtttaaacaaagtggaataaacgtatacaagtcaaaatctacacaaaacccacaatcaattagtaagctgacatcaaatgtggcatttaggaaacctttattgcaaccttggcacggtaagatgtccagacatagtacaacagtcattttcgttttttacgtcctgctgctcccatcgtcagccagataatatttttttttactaaagcagtatatgaaatctgatgtattacctaccaccatttagttgttttgttatttaagatatttataaaatatctgatcatgccagaattattccactaattttttaaacaatacaattatccatttcagccaccaggggggcagctccccctgccccatatgtctatgccctgccccacagcaaactcatgggtcaaacccatctggtagcaaaggagggcagagactgagagagctgcatggagctacagtcaggtccataaatattgggacatcgacacaattctaatctttttggctctatacaccaccacaatggagttgaaatgaaacgaacaagatgtgctttaactgcagactttcagctttaatttgagggtatttacatccaaatcaggtgaacggtgtaggaattacaacagtttgtatatgtgcctcccactttttaagggaccaaaagtaatgggacagattaacaatcaaatcaaactttcactttttaatacttggttgcaaatcctttgcattcaattacagcctgaagtctggaacgcatagacatcaccagacgctgggtttcatccctggtgatgctctgccaggcctctactgcaactgtcttcagttcctgcttgttcttggggcattttcccttcagttttgtcttcagcaagtgaaatgcatgctcaatcggattcaggtcaggtgattgacttggccattgcataacattccacttctttcccttaaaaaactctttggttgctttcgcagtatgcttcgggtcattgtccatctgcactgtgaagcgccgtccaatgagttctgaagcatttggctgaatatgagcagataatattgcccgaaacacttcagaattcatcctgctgcttttgtcagcagtcacatcatcaataaatacaagagaaccagttccattggcagccatacatgcccagttcctttccttctccatactcttctcttcccatcactctggtacaagttgatatttatctcatctgtccataggatgttgttccagaaatgtgaaggcttttttagatgttgtttggcaaactctaatctggccttcctgtttttgaggctcaccaatggtttacatcttgtagtgaaccctctgtattcactctggtgaagtcttctcttgattgttgactttgacacacatacacctacctcctggagagtgttcttgatctggccaactgttgtgaagggtgttttcttcaccagggaagaGTGCATgtggtcatccaccacagttgttttccgtggtcttccgggtcttttggtgttgctgagctcaccggtgcattctttctttttaagaatgttccaaacagttgatttggccacacctaatgtttttgctatctctctgatgggtttgtttagatttttcagcctaatgatggcttgcttcactgatagtgacagctctttggatctcatattgagagttgacagcaacagattccaaatgcaaatagcacacttgaaatgaactctggaccttttatctgctccttgtaaatgggataatgatggaataacacacacctggccatggaacagctgagcagccaattgtcccattacttttggtcccttagaaagtgggaggcacatatacaaactgttgtaattcctacaccgttcacctgattttgatgtaaataccctcaaattaaagctgaaagtctgcagttaaagcacatcttgttcgtttcatttcaactccattgtggtggtgtatagagccaaaaagattagaattgtgtcgatgtcccaatatttatggacctgactgtacatggaaaaatatgcaccaaacaagccactttagaatttcatgaatacaaaaatagaCACCCctctctggactgaaaaatgttggatgatcCTCCcgtcagcaaagaataaaaagacacgatCCTCCCCTGTTTACTGGCAATTCCACCACACTGATCTGTTACAGCTGTGTTTAAATTTTGCCAGGTTCAGGCGCACATGCTACTTGGCTAAAGATGGGGAAAGTCCAGCCAGTACAAACTGACCAACGCCTTAACTTTTTCATGGGAAATAGGATATAGCACAAGCTTTCCCTTCAAACAAttctattttcctgtttttcttaTATTTTCTGAGTCACACTTTCTTGGTATAAATTATCCCCACACCCTCTGTCTAATAAACCCACGGTCTTTTTCTGTCCCCCACCCTGCCCACCCACCCCACCCACCTGCCTGTTTAGACCAATGTGATGATGCCTCAACTGTGTATAACCCACGTACACATGTCTGCTGGGATGGCTTTGTATCTGAGTGGACGTCTTGGATTGAACAAGTATGTACCACTGACATTTACAGTACTGTTTATTTGCTCAGCTGGGTAGAGTATTCTTCCTGTGACGGTCAACACcctttatctgtgtttttctgtggaaACGTAAACCACCCTTTTCCCTGAGCTTCACCCAGCTCCTTATATTCAGCAAgtgagtgtgttttgtgtctaaTGGATAAAACGCACTGCTAACGGCGTTGTTTAGTTTTCGTGCATAATAAAAAGGATGATATAACTTTTCGTTTTGTTTTGGGACTGTATTTTTGTCAGACATCACGCAAATTTATGTTCCTATGTGTGCATTTGAATGTGTGTAAGACTGTGCCTGCTTGTGTCTGTATTGCTGcacactttactttttttttttctgtgaatttTGTGATTCTTTAAAGAGGCTTTATGGCTTGGCCCAACGCAGAGTTCTCTGTTTTAATAACAAGACCTTGCACAAGGACAGAGAAAATGGAGAGGAATGTTCAGAGATCAGTATTTCTTATAACCCAGCTAAAGGAATTGTGTGTTATTCTCAGTCTCATGCCTCCCCCGGACAACACTGCTGCGGAACAGAAGTCTTTCGTCCTCTCACTGAGATCTGCTGCGATGGACACAGGTGAttatgtgtgcatgcgtgtgtttaCATTTATCCATGGACGTGTTCATGAAATTCAGTGAGTCggtaaagcatttttttttaatcagcttGGTAAGTTGCACTGTGGTTTGTGTGATGTTTGTTTATAGTGTGTTTTCCATTGCTAAGAAATGAGGCAGTGTGGGGAAAAAGTTAATGTTTGTGTCTTGGAGCTTGTGAGGATACTATCCCAGACAGGAGTGGCAAGGAATAAATCTCTATGGCTGGTTTTGTTCTGTCTACCGAGGCAAAAGGGCTTTCCAGCTGCACTGGCCCTGTGCATCCTTTGAATTTTTCCTGGTGACCTTTAAAACATGCCAAGCTACTGAGCCAAGtaatttctgtctgtctgggtTTTAAGCGTATGAACTGCCTGTCCTTGCAGGCtggcctgtgtctgtgtgtgtttttcatatgCTTGAGCATGTTATGACTGTTTTACAGTTATGCTATTCCATCTTTCAGGGGATTACAATATTTTAATAAGGATCTCATATTTAAGAGGACCagtatttttttagtttggcaTTTTGGTTAAAGCTGAATTAATCAATAAGTCTCTAAATGAAATGACAGTGTAATATTAAAGCTTTCGTTGGTAGTGATGAATCCAGAGAGAAGTATCACCCAACTCCAGCTGAGCAGCTAGTCGTTTTAATTGTACGCTACTAAACAGCAGAAAGACAAAGTTAATAACAATTAGCTGGTGAAAAAAAGATTGGGGGCTGAGTGGGATCAATGATTTTATGTGTAGTGTTGGAGCCCCCAAAAAGACTCTGACCTCAAAGGGACTCAGACCTTTACTTGCCAACTCACATCTATTTACTAACATGTTACCTAAACGTACCCCTTATAAGCCATGTCCTTGCTGCAGCAAGACAGAGTGCATATTGGCTTTGTACTCTCCGGGTTCTGCAGGATCCGTCATGATGCTGAAAtccttgatgtaataaaccttttataatcaagaacagtgtcaacgaagttcctttcCCACACATTGTCAACACAGTGCTGCAACTTAATTTACCAAAGACTCATGCTAACGTCTGCTAAATGTGTCTAGCCAGAATGTCTGCTGACATGGAGTCATGCAGgctgttgctctgtctgctaAATGTGTCTAGTCAGAATGTCTGCTGACATGGAGTCATGCAGgctgttgctctgtctgctaAATGTGTCTAGTCAGAATGTCTGCTGACATGTTGGCCAACCTCAATTacatttaaaagcttttttaGTCATCTGTCTCATGCATGACTGATGGTACACATACTCTTCCATTTCAATCAATACAgctacataattttttttttcttcttatttattCGTCTAACTACTAGACTACTGTGATTGCAGCTGTACTATGGCACAGTATAGAAGCTGCACTACTGATATGCTGCTTTCACTTTACACTCTGTGTAGACACTGTGTTGAAAAATGTATCTTCCAATCGTACTTGATGCTCACAGAAAGCATATTCCAACTCACCCTCTTTTGAACATTAAATGGTCtttataacataataataataataataataataataataataataataataattacttcTTTATCTCACACTCGTGATTTGATATTAAGTACAAGCACTGTTTCTCCACGCAGACatgccaaaaaagaaaacactcacTGCTGTGGGGGGAAAGCCTACAACATTAAAGACCCTCAGATGAAGTGCTGCGCCGGGACACTGCACAACCTGACCCTGTTATGCAGGCCTGGACATGACGCGCAGTGCTGTGGATCCATTCTGCAAACCTCACAGGTaggttttaaataaaaataataataatatttaaagtTTGATGTGTTTTAAATCATCAATGCATCAAGCCTATATATTATATGAccagcatctgtgtgtgtgtgtgtgtgtgtgtgtgtgtatatatatatacatttttaacaaggctTACGCCtaaaattaataatttttattattataccaAAACTCAACCATCTGATTTGCCGCACCAGTCACACCACTCCTTCTAATGACCCTGGTGAGATCCATAACTGTGTCCTGGATCcgtttactgtatatattgtatatctTGGACACATATAATGATATCAGTAAGATGGAAAGCAAGCATATATTTACGGACCATCAATGTGTGCATTATATCTACTTTATAACCAGAATGTTTGCTGCTCGAGTGAGGACAAGGAGGTGCTTTACTCTGCCAAGACAGGATTCGGATGCTGTGGTCACCTCTACTACAACACCTCTCTGTGGTCGTGCTGTGCAGGGAAGCTGAGTCCAGTACACAAAGTAGGACAGCATCAGAGCGTCATGATTAAAGGTCAGTTGTGCGAGGCTTGGACATTGCTCCACAAAAAGCATTTGATCATTGTCATTTTAACTTGATGTGTATTTCAGTTTCTAACATCTTAGCAacgatgtgtgtgtatactgtttGTTTTCAGAATCCAGACTTCTGTCAGTAAACAATCTGAATGAAACAGATCTTTGCAATGAAAGTAAGATATCTTTTTTGAGTGTGAACTTGGGAGCAAATACTGTTTATGAAGATATGTGGATTTGTAAATcttatgtgtttgtttatgtcccTGTTTAGTGCAAATCGGTACTATGGAAAGTGTGTCTCCGGACAGCATAGTGTTCAGCAATGTGCTAAGAATCCATGGAAGAAATGCCACGGTGAAACCTCTGGCCTCGCCTCACATCCTGGAAACACCTGATCGCTGCAGCTCCCCTAAACTGATCCCTGGGAATAGCTACTTCTTTGATAAAGTTAAAGTCTTCACAGATTTCAACCATAACTCTATTCTCCAGTCGctctatttcattatttccaaGTGTTATCGTCCTTAGGTCACCGCTGTTACCTGTTACTACCATCAGTTAATCTGTTATTGTATACATGGTCTGACTTACCGGATGTTAAACCTGCCATTGCCCCCCTATTTCAGAGGGCATTCTCCTCCCCTTTAGCTATTTCTGCTATTTATTTTGCAAGGACACTACAATCGCTGCATCTCGGACTTAGccccacccaagatgattgtgattggtttaaagaaatagaaACAAGCCATGACATTTTTTCCCCTATCCTTGAATGATAAGCGGCGCAGCCAgacttttcattattttcattgctCACTATATATGGTGCTTTACCAAACAAATTTGCAGTCAAATTACCAGAAACACATTGCCACCTGTACACAGTGGACTATATCACTAAGATTTTAGATTAAGGTTTTggaataaccgacaagaaggagttgggggtgggggttagggggttagtgcgcagaagcacggaagggaggaggaggggacgggatgaggaggagggagggacaagctagcctccattttgttgtttgacaatacttcgaatgTCAACAAGTGATgtcacccaacatcacttagagcacctttaatgttgGGCCGTTAGTGAAAGCTTTGAGTGAATATTATGACATTGCAGGATGTGTATTTTATTCTTGACAGTGGcctgtttattttgtgtggGTCAAGTAAGGAGAGGAATCCCGCCCCCCTGCCATGAAATCACCTACTTTCTCCTCAACTGTCTGCATTGACTCAAATCCGTGTTATCCAGCTTACACCAGGTGTGACAGTATTGCACACTTAGTGTACATTGAACACACCCATTGGCTCCAATCTGAATGGACAACTTTGGCACAACACACATCTATCTTCCAGTAACTCCAATTTGGTGCGGAACTAAGAGGATGACGATAGGGAGGGGTGCAATATAGACTCTCGTTCATTGTTTGGTGTTTGTTTGTGGACTTTGATGAAAAGCCAACGTAAATTATATTGAACAAGCATATGCAGTACATTCTACTTAGTGTTTAATCTTGACTTGTTTTAACACTGAGATGGCCAtactttgttttccttttaataGTGTATATTGTaatgatatactgtactgtaca
It contains:
- the LOC144512737 gene encoding uncharacterized protein LOC144512737, with product MKCCAGTLHNLTLLCRPGHDAQCCGSILQTSQNVCCSSEDKEVLYSAKTGFGCCGHLYYNTSLWSCCAGKLSPVHKVGQHQSVMIKESRLLSVNNLNETDLCNEMQIGTMESVSPDSIVFSNVLRIHGRNATVKPLASPHILETPDRCSSPKLIPGNSYFFDKVKVFTDFNHNSILQSLYFIISKCYRP